The window TGTTTCATCACCGCGCGGTCGGATGCCGCGCCAGAAGTCAGGGAGCGATGACGATGAGTGCAGCCGATATGCTTGGAAATTTGGGAGAGATGCTTTTGTCTGGGCAGGTCGAGATCGTCGATTGCTCGGGCGTTCTGGGCCTGATACGCCGATCCTGCAGCTGCCCCCCGACTTTGCGAAAAACACCCCCAAAGTCGAGATCCACAAGATTTCGGAATACGACAATGACGGCCCGTTTTTTGCGTGGAACTGGATGGTGCTGGGCGAGCATTCGGGCACGCATTTTGACGCGCCGCACCACTGGATCACGGGCAAGGATTATGCCGATGGATATACCGACACACTGGATGTGAACCGTTTGGTGGCGCCGGTGAATGTCATCGATTGCTCAACGCAGACAGCCGAGGATGAAGACTTCCTTCTCACTTCCGATCACATCAAGGCATGGGAGAAAGAACACGGCGACATCGGCGAAGGCGAATGGGTCGTCATGCGGACCGATTGGGACAGCCGCGCAAATGACGAAGACAAATTCCTGAACGCCGATGACACCGGA is drawn from Sulfitobacter sp. S190 and contains these coding sequences:
- a CDS encoding cyclase family protein, whose product is MLGRSGPDTPILQLPPDFAKNTPKVEIHKISEYDNDGPFFAWNWMVLGEHSGTHFDAPHHWITGKDYADGYTDTLDVNRLVAPVNVIDCSTQTAEDEDFLLTSDHIKAWEKEHGDIGEGEWVVMRTDWDSRANDEDKFLNADDTGPHSPGPTPDAIEYLLSQENRGLGNAVHRDRCGAGGGVILLAPTTRSISARWNWRGAASLSRRSMRKTVSR